The Pediococcus inopinatus region AAGACAACTCTTCATCCGATAAAACTTCCAAATTTTGAACGCCTTCAGCTGCACACCATGCTTTTTGTTCAGCAATTGAATTATTTGAAACCGTCACAAAACGAACGGATGGATAATGATCTGCTTGCTGATTGAATTTTTTGGTTTCAATTTTGCAAACGCGGGTATTTAAATCCGGAACTGTACTAATTAATGTTGGTTTACCGATGAAATCTTTAGTCTTAATTTTTTGATTTTCACCGTTAAATAATTTGAACTTAGGTAATGGTTCACCAACTTCAGGAGGATTACCAACAAGGGCAACCTTTTCTCCGCCATTTAAAACA contains the following coding sequences:
- a CDS encoding peroxiredoxin, translated to MDVLNGGEKVALVGNPPEVGEPLPKFKLFNGENQKIKTKDFIGKPTLISTVPDLNTRVCKIETKKFNQQADHYPSVRFVTVSNNSIAEQKAWCAAEGVQNLEVLSDEELSLGYEMNLYIPNDGFLARSIFIIDAEGKIVYRQIVPEIHDEPNYIEALEVVKKYATDVD